Proteins encoded within one genomic window of Triticum aestivum cultivar Chinese Spring chromosome 2D, IWGSC CS RefSeq v2.1, whole genome shotgun sequence:
- the LOC123054488 gene encoding uncharacterized protein, which produces MGGVEEEEMDGDRGKSHADDVEAADPTPTTVAKSDDRDIKPLLEAAAPVPINNTGYGNADEMDGGKPADQLAMEADEEKQHMIERTISDDESDFGYHVDVDEWRATTFDSAKLLLLAADPVLNSIGYGNVDEMDRGKSAEQLAMEAEEIAHDESDFALYAKSRDRRWAHDGYFGDMTTLSSTQFTHMLPGTNSYGTGFPPTLQILSIKLAEIKGGLEWPLPVYGVVAARDTVDHNRNLLFARDRSECQRVEKDHPYLRLTGPSRAIVFQGGVIFEIQLKLRGSMASQDRALITRMQRYHGRKGTISFENCLCTAELSLEVIGQTVQATFLGIRVKGGSWPSKYGGRVVCFAPSVSVEIIDGQVTCSPDDQPGEVVLVDSRRRAMPMASAGYLLISRQVVSVESQGSLKVVLQTYSASGDIDSETQVCFAPEYFNARVTTCKLSGVEVEMTVAWSRMVTEKDHITSRGWVLVDGDIK; this is translated from the exons ATGGGTGGTgtcgaggaggaggagatggacggAGACAGAGGCAAGTCCCACGCCGACGACGTCGAAGCTGCAGATCCCACCCCCACCACCGTCGCCAAAAGTGACGACCGCGATATCAAGCCGTTACTTGAAGCTGCAGCTCCCGTTCCCATCAACAACACAGGCTATGGTAATGCCGACGAGATGGACGGAGGCAAACCAGCCGACCAATTAGCCATGGAGGCCGACGAGGAGAAGCAGCACATGATCGAGCGCACGATATCCGACGACGAAAGTGACTTCGGTTACCACGTAGATGTTGATGAGTGGCGTGCAACCACGTTTGATTCAGCCAAGCTGTTACTTTTAGCTGCAGATCCCGTTCTCAACAGCATAGGTTATGGTAATGTCGATGAGATGGACAGAGGCAAATCGGCCGAGCAATTAGCCATGGAGGCCGAGGAGATCGCCCATGATGAGAGTGATTTCGCCCTGTACGCTAAGAGCCGGGACAGGAGATGGGCTCACGATGGATACTTTGGGGACATGA CGACACTGAGCTCCACGCAGTTCACACACATGCTACCTGGTACCAATTCATATGGTACTGGATTCCCGCCCACCCTGCAGATCCTCTCCATCAAACTCGCGGAAATAAAAGGTGGATTGGAATGGCCCTTGCCTGTGTACGGCGTGGTTGCTGCCCGAGACACCGTGGATCACAACCGTAACCTTCTGTTTGCTCGTGATCGGAGCGAGTGCCAGAGAGTCGAGAAAGAC CATCCTTATTTGCGCTTGACTGGCCCCTCTCGTGCAATTGTGTTTCAAGGTGGTGTTATCTTTGAAATCCAACTGAAACTAAGAGGCAGCATGGCGTCTCAAGATAGAGCATTGATCACTCGAATGCAACGTTACCATGGAAGAAAGGGTACCATTAGCTTTGAGAACTGCCTTTGTACAGCAGAGTTGAGTTTGGAGGTGATTGGGCAAACGGTCCAGGCCACTTTCTTGGGTATCCGTGTCAAAGGGGGGTCATGGCCTTCCAAATATGGAGGCAGAGTTGTTTGCTTCGCACCATCAGTGTCAGTCGAGATCATTGATGGTCAAGTCACTTGCAGTCCTGATGACCAACCTGGAGAAGTGGTGCTGGTTGATTCTCGCCGTAGAGCAATGCCTATGGCTTCGGCTGGTTACCTTCTCATCTCAAGGCAGGTTGTTTCTGTGGAAAGTCAAGGCAGCCTCAAAGTTGTCTTGCAGACTTACTCTGCATCTGGTGACATCGATTCAGAAACTCAGGTGTGCTTCGCGCCCGAATATTTCAACGCTCGTGTGACGACATGTAAGCTTAGCGGCGTCGAGGTGGAGATGACTGTTGCTTGGTCCCGTATGGTCACTGAAAAGGATCATATCACCTCACGGGGCTGGGTGCTCGTCGACGGAGACATCAAGTGA
- the LOC123054486 gene encoding E3 ubiquitin-protein ligase RNF14 isoform X1 encodes MESAHRDDDLSPEAARMLREMALRGREEGGEPDLPDEQLRSNDQLQQDEMLALEAIYGDKIRIFGEKAIPRSFQILVYCEIPDGINVYVEPFQGDDDDDTKSQFPENFSIEHLAPLSLTCLMPPSYPSHHPPYFTLGVQWLDNVQVSSLCHMLDLISAQQPEQEVVYEWVHWLQSSVLSHLGFDNGIVIRQPHSAVSQVDFRVVGEILSAESVVQQLISYNEDQCHESFLHGLHTCMICFSEYTGVDFVKLPCQHYFCQRCMETYSRIHVKEGTVLRLVCPDNKCGGIIPPNLLKKLLGDADFERWERLVLQKALDSMSDVAYCPRCGIACLGDKDNALCSNCLLNFCTHCRNLSHTGRTCIVLTPEEKLLTLQERAKVRRLSKGEVGMIISLANEIFSIKEVLRSSVPCPHCGIAITRVSGCNHMLCRKCGKQFDYDLAGRHNVRAVDFIKDVEVQKEARARLSASFKQHPCPKCHQPHHKVKLFWLFRYQSFSSFFHLALGNDFTDSLVLCEINTDSGMSRWGTTTTSCAWHAKFITVLCVGRWCGRAQSTMAPEGANSTLSTPCSLRLEQRTMMTLDQNLCETIQRESIGLGYITLFLHVYFRDVTCIYTVWNSNSYT; translated from the exons ATGGAGAGCGCTCACCGCGACGACGACCTCTCGCCGGAGGCGGCGAGGATGCTCCGCGAGATGGCGCTGCGGGGTCGCGAGGAGGGAGGGGAGCCCGATCTGCCCGACGAGCAGCTGCGCTCCAACGACCAGCTCCAGCAAGACGAG ATGTTAGCGCTGGAGGCAATTTATGGGGACAAGATACGCATCTTTGGTGAAAAGGCTATACCGCGGTCTTTCCAG ATCCTGGTGTACTGTGAAATTCCAGATGGTATCAATGTATATGTAGAGCCATTccagggtgatgatgatgatgacacaaAGAGCCAGTTCCCGGAAAACTTTAGTATCGAGCACTTGGCTCCACTATCACTGACATGCCTCATGCCTCCATCGTACCCAAGCCATCATCCTCCATACTTTACTCTTGGTGTACAATGGTTGGATAATGTGCAGGTTTCCTCCCTTTGTCACATGCTCGACTTGATCTCGGCGCAACAACCTGAACAGGAAGTTGTTTATGAGTGGGTGCATTGGCTGCAGAGCTCTGTGCTTTCTCATCTTGGTTTTGACAACGGAATAGTCATACGACAGCCTCATAGTGCGGTCAGTCAAGTGGATTTTCGGGTTGTGGGAGAGATTTTGTCTGCAGAGTCTGTCGTTCAACAGTTGATCAGCTACAATGAGGACCAATGCCATGAATCCTTTCTCCACGGGCTTCATACCTGCATGATTTGCTTCAGCGAGTACACAG GCGTTGATTTTGTAAAGCTTCCATGCCAGCATTACTTTTGCCAGAGGTGCATGGAGACTTACTCAAGGATTCATGTCAAGGAAGGAACAGTACTCAGATTGGTGTGCCCTGATAACAAGTGTGGAGGGATTATTCCTCCTAATCTACTGAAGAAGTTGTTAGGAGATGCAGATTTTGAACGGTGGGAAAGGTTGGTACTTCAGAAGGCTCTAGATTCAATGTCTGATGTAGCTTACTGTCCAAGATGTGGAATAGCTTGCCTGGGAGACAAGGACAATGCCCTGTGCTCCAATTGCCTCCTCAACTTCTGCACACACTGCAGAAATCTTTCTCACACAGGGAGGACCTGCATTGTTCTTACTCCAGAAGAAAAACTTCTCACCTTACAG GAACGTGCAAAAGTGCGCCGCTTGAGCAAAGGCGAAGTTGGCATGATAATTAGCTTGGCAAATGAAATATTTAGCATCAAGGAAGTGCTCCGTTCTTCCGTTCCATGTCCCCATTGTGGTATCGCCATTACACGTGTGTCTGGCTGTAACCACATGCTTTGCAGGAAATGTGGTAAACAGTTTGACTATGACCTTGCTGGAAGACATAATGTCAGGGCTGTTGATTTCATCAAAGATGTCGAGGTTCAGAAAGAAGCAAGAGCGAGACTGTCCGCCAGCTTCAAACAACATCCGTGCCCGAAATGCCACCAGCCACACCACAAGGTAAAGTTGTTCTGGCTTTTCAGATATCAGTCTTTTTCATCATTTTTTCACCTGGCGTTGGGAAATGACTTCACCGACTCGCTTGTTTTGTGTGAAATAAACACTGACTCTGGTATGAGCCGATGGGGAACAACAACCACATCCTGTGCTTGGCATGCCAAGTTCATTACTGTGCTCTGTGTCGGAAGGTGGTGCGGAAGAGCTCAGAGCACTATGGCCCCAGAGGGTGCAAACAGCACACTGTCGACCCCGTGTTCGCTCAGACTAGAACAAAGAACAATGATGACTCTGGATCAGAACTTGTGTGAAACGATACAAAGGGAGAGCATTGGTTTGGGCTACATTACTCTGTTCTTACATGTTTATTTTCGTGATGTTACATGCATATATACAGTCTGGAATAGCAATAGTTACACCTAG
- the LOC123054486 gene encoding E3 ubiquitin-protein ligase RNF14 isoform X2, with protein sequence MESAHRDDDLSPEAARMLREMALRGREEGGEPDLPDEQLRSNDQLQQDEMLALEAIYGDKIRIFGEKAIPRSFQILVYCEIPDGINVYVEPFQGDDDDDTKSQFPENFSIEHLAPLSLTCLMPPSYPSHHPPYFTLGVQWLDNVQVSSLCHMLDLISAQQPEQEVVYEWVHWLQSSVLSHLGFDNGIVIRQPHSAVSQVDFRVVGEILSAESVVQQLISYNEDQCHESFLHGLHTCMICFSEYTGVDFVKLPCQHYFCQRCMETYSRIHVKEGTVLRLVCPDNKCGGIIPPNLLKKLLGDADFERWERLVLQKALDSMSDVAYCPRCGIACLGDKDNALCSNCLLNFCTHCRNLSHTGRTCIVLTPEEKLLTLQERAKVRRLSKGEVGMIISLANEIFSIKEVLRSSVPCPHCGIAITRVSGCNHMLCRKCGKQFDYDLAGRHNVRAVDFIKDVEVQKEARARLSASFKQHPCPKCHQPHHKPMGNNNHILCLACQVHYCALCRKVVRKSSEHYGPRGCKQHTVDPVFAQTRTKNNDDSGSELV encoded by the exons ATGGAGAGCGCTCACCGCGACGACGACCTCTCGCCGGAGGCGGCGAGGATGCTCCGCGAGATGGCGCTGCGGGGTCGCGAGGAGGGAGGGGAGCCCGATCTGCCCGACGAGCAGCTGCGCTCCAACGACCAGCTCCAGCAAGACGAG ATGTTAGCGCTGGAGGCAATTTATGGGGACAAGATACGCATCTTTGGTGAAAAGGCTATACCGCGGTCTTTCCAG ATCCTGGTGTACTGTGAAATTCCAGATGGTATCAATGTATATGTAGAGCCATTccagggtgatgatgatgatgacacaaAGAGCCAGTTCCCGGAAAACTTTAGTATCGAGCACTTGGCTCCACTATCACTGACATGCCTCATGCCTCCATCGTACCCAAGCCATCATCCTCCATACTTTACTCTTGGTGTACAATGGTTGGATAATGTGCAGGTTTCCTCCCTTTGTCACATGCTCGACTTGATCTCGGCGCAACAACCTGAACAGGAAGTTGTTTATGAGTGGGTGCATTGGCTGCAGAGCTCTGTGCTTTCTCATCTTGGTTTTGACAACGGAATAGTCATACGACAGCCTCATAGTGCGGTCAGTCAAGTGGATTTTCGGGTTGTGGGAGAGATTTTGTCTGCAGAGTCTGTCGTTCAACAGTTGATCAGCTACAATGAGGACCAATGCCATGAATCCTTTCTCCACGGGCTTCATACCTGCATGATTTGCTTCAGCGAGTACACAG GCGTTGATTTTGTAAAGCTTCCATGCCAGCATTACTTTTGCCAGAGGTGCATGGAGACTTACTCAAGGATTCATGTCAAGGAAGGAACAGTACTCAGATTGGTGTGCCCTGATAACAAGTGTGGAGGGATTATTCCTCCTAATCTACTGAAGAAGTTGTTAGGAGATGCAGATTTTGAACGGTGGGAAAGGTTGGTACTTCAGAAGGCTCTAGATTCAATGTCTGATGTAGCTTACTGTCCAAGATGTGGAATAGCTTGCCTGGGAGACAAGGACAATGCCCTGTGCTCCAATTGCCTCCTCAACTTCTGCACACACTGCAGAAATCTTTCTCACACAGGGAGGACCTGCATTGTTCTTACTCCAGAAGAAAAACTTCTCACCTTACAG GAACGTGCAAAAGTGCGCCGCTTGAGCAAAGGCGAAGTTGGCATGATAATTAGCTTGGCAAATGAAATATTTAGCATCAAGGAAGTGCTCCGTTCTTCCGTTCCATGTCCCCATTGTGGTATCGCCATTACACGTGTGTCTGGCTGTAACCACATGCTTTGCAGGAAATGTGGTAAACAGTTTGACTATGACCTTGCTGGAAGACATAATGTCAGGGCTGTTGATTTCATCAAAGATGTCGAGGTTCAGAAAGAAGCAAGAGCGAGACTGTCCGCCAGCTTCAAACAACATCCGTGCCCGAAATGCCACCAGCCACACCACAAG CCGATGGGGAACAACAACCACATCCTGTGCTTGGCATGCCAAGTTCATTACTGTGCTCTGTGTCGGAAGGTGGTGCGGAAGAGCTCAGAGCACTATGGCCCCAGAGGGTGCAAACAGCACACTGTCGACCCCGTGTTCGCTCAGACTAGAACAAAGAACAATGATGACTCTGGATCAGAACTTGTGTGA
- the LOC123054491 gene encoding pentatricopeptide repeat-containing protein At2g15980, which translates to MHADGRAGGDATTDPSSAYFIDAAHPYAAAAASALTSHRAKSKWSQLASLPLPDPLPASAVSAVLLLLRHRPHVALSFHQFALRRLLLARSPPPLILSASAAHVAAASRLRRAAISVLSSATCHYSPSQIFNALAATYRRFASAPFVFDLLLLAYLRSRREPLAAASIARRYLASGACPLPSTVALLFRSLPCAESALEMYRQIYTRPGPRTNRVLQPTAQTFNSLLLAFYRHGKPEDFDIVLDEMDRYSCKHNVGTYNIRMAACCDDREMEKARGLWDEMVQGGIQPDVTSYNTMIGGYCAAGEMGMAEEMYKDMEISGIEPSVTTFEWLVRGHCRSGDVDAAMLVRVDLRRRGFGMAAEVVEEMVDRLCQKRRVEEALDILRAEMKREEFTPSRGSYEVLIRGFCEKGEMEVAMRLQAEMAGKGFKAGAEVYHAFVRAYEKDEDHEMVERLRKEMAAIGIEDGSDLDCMQ; encoded by the coding sequence ATGCACGCCGACGGCCGCGCCGGCGGAGATGCCACCACCGACCCTTCCTCCGCGTACTTCATCGACGCCGCCCACCCGTACgcggccgccgccgcttccgcgctCACCTCCCACCGCGCCAAGTCCAAGTGGTCCCAGCTCGCCTCCCTGCCGCTCCCCGACCCCCTCCCGGCGTCCGCCGTctccgccgtcctcctcctcctccgccaccggCCCCACGTAGCGCTCAGCTTCCACCAGTtcgccctccgccgcctcctcctcgcccgctCCCCGCCCCCGCTCATcctctccgcctccgccgcgcACGTCGCGGCCGCCTCCCGCCTCCGCCGCGCGGCCATATCCGTCCTCTCCTCCGCCACCTGCCACTACTCCCCCTCCCAGATCTTCAACGCCCTCGCCGCCACCTACCGCCGCTTCGCGTCGGCCCCCTTCGTcttcgacctcctcctcctcgcctacCTCCGCTCCCGCCGCGAACCCCTCGCGGCGGCCTCCATCGCCCGCCGCTACCTCGCCTCCGGCGCCTGCCCCCTCCCCTCCACCGTGGCGCTGCTCTTCCGCTCCCTTCCCTGCGCCGAGTCCGCCCTCGAGATGTACCGCCAAATCTACACGCGTCCGGGTCCAAGAACCAACCGCGTGCTCCAGCCGACGGCGCAGACCTTCAACTCCCTCCTCCTCGCTTTCTACCGCCATGGCAAGCCCGAGGATTTCGACATTGTGCTCGACGAAATGGACAGGTACTCCTGCAAGCACAATGTGGGCACTTACAACATTCGGATGGCCGCGTGCTGTGATGACAGGGAGATGGAGAAGGCGCGAGGGTTGTGGGATGAGATGGTTCAGGGAGGGATCCAGCCAGATGTCACCTCATACAACACGATGATTGGTGGGTATTGTGCTGCCGGAGAGATGGGGATGGCAGAGGAGATGTATAAGGACATGGAGATTTCTGGGATTGAGCCAAGTGTTACAACATTTGAGTGGTTGGTTAGAGGGCATTGTAGGTCAGGGGATGTTGATGCTGCGATGCTTGTTCGCGTAGACCTCAGAAGGAGGGGATTTGGTATGGCAGCGGAGGTTGTCGAGGAGATGGTTGATAGATTGTGTCAGAAGAGGAGAGTTGAGGAGGCATTAGATATTTTGAGGGCAGAGATGAAGAGGGAAGAGTTCACACCGAGTCGGGGAAGCTATGAGGTGCTGATAAGGGGATTTTGTGAGAAAGGGGAAATGGAGGTGGCGATGAGACTCCAGGCAGAGATGGCCGGGAAGGGATTCAAAGCCGGTGCTGAGGTATACCATGCTTTTGTCCGCGCTTATGAGAAGGATGAGGACCACGAGATGGTTGAGAGGTTGAGGAAGGAAATGGCAGCGATAGGCATTGAGGATGGAAGTGACCTGGATTGTATGCAATGA